In the Paenibacillus sp. FSL R7-0337 genome, CGCAACATTGTCATCTATGGTCTGGGCGGAGTCGCTGTTCCATTCGCCGGGATCAAGCTGATTGATATGATCGTCAGTATATGGATCTAGAAGAATTCCGGCAGACCATTGACTATACAAGGAGGGCGTAATCATCATGGCACAATCTATTCATGAGACAACCGGAGAGCAGGACTCCGCTTCAAAAGCAGATTTTTTCTTCACTACAGTGAGGTTAAGCATCGTATTCATTATTCTCTGCGGAATGATCTATCCGCTGGCTTCCACCGCGCTTGCCCAGGTGCTGATGCCTGCCCAGGCGAACGGCAGCCTGCTGAAGGATACGTCCGGGAAGGTGGTCGGTTCTGCGCTGATCGGGCAGAGCTTCACGAACCAGGCTATGTTCCAAAGCCGTGTGTCGAGTATCGGGTACAAGGCCGAGGCTTCGGGATCGAATAACTACGGGCCATCGAATCCTGATATGCTTCAGCGGACCAAGGATTCCATTGCCCAGTGGAAGCTGGATAATCCCGGCGTCCCAGTAAGTCAGCTCCCTGTGGATCTGATTACGAATTCCGGCTCGGGTCTTGATCCGCATATTTCACCGGCTGCGGCGCTCGTGCAGGTTCCCCGGATCAGCAAGCTGACCGGCATTCCGGCAGATACCCTTGAAGCGCTGGTGAAGGAGCATACCGAAGGGCGAGATTTGGGGCTTTTCGGAGAGAAACGGGTGAATGTCCTGAAGCTGAATCTGGCGCTGGCGGAGATGGGGAAATAAGCAGGAGCGGACTGTCCCC is a window encoding:
- the kdpC gene encoding potassium-transporting ATPase subunit KdpC: MAQSIHETTGEQDSASKADFFFTTVRLSIVFIILCGMIYPLASTALAQVLMPAQANGSLLKDTSGKVVGSALIGQSFTNQAMFQSRVSSIGYKAEASGSNNYGPSNPDMLQRTKDSIAQWKLDNPGVPVSQLPVDLITNSGSGLDPHISPAAALVQVPRISKLTGIPADTLEALVKEHTEGRDLGLFGEKRVNVLKLNLALAEMGK